Proteins encoded within one genomic window of Anastrepha ludens isolate Willacy chromosome 4, idAnaLude1.1, whole genome shotgun sequence:
- the LOC128859823 gene encoding eukaryotic translation initiation factor 2A, translating into MALDSCGSNVCPALAVRSSVGVELWSCENTNLQYEYKSYLPREETRNCRSMSFSADGQYFAYSNGNEIKVLNTTDWKVKCTMPRPKAFYLKFSPLGNYLSTWELYTVTKDKPEGSSNMFMYDLSTGSEVFDIVQKNQTDWEPSWSSDESLFAVVIGGEALFFDVSGDIKNFSHSARKIGGSRGAVVSISPGPSPPCVAVYTPGAKGGPSMCKVYKYPSLSQNQAIACKSFFQADRVDLLWNKRGSGLLLLTSTEVDKSGASYYGNQALHFMATKGDSCSVPLSKEGPVHCVKWSPKATEFVVVYGYMPSKAALYNLKCDVVFDFGEGPRNCAYFNNFGNLLALAGFGNLPGNVEIWDLKKKEKFTSIKCPDTTFFEWNPNGMYFVSATTAPRLRIGNGFKVYHYSGALVHETIWPQGQELLGIEWQKYSDNKFEEPIITKVKPEGIKSSLPEASKKAYTPPHLRMIKEGKDPEQFMPRPQVKTNATLPGSSVRKGGLKANATKSNKPKNKKESVVGPDVGPVMSGEKNVNCKNGGISNLDDQQNRKHNSAKQTLAKEINSINSLNDNTQEVQKQVSKKFNNPEREKKIRHVAKKLSDIKKLKLRQEQGETLELNQLNKISMEAKFLEELRILKLTT; encoded by the exons ATGGCTTTGGACAGTTGTGGATCTAATGTTTGTCCCGCATTAGcag TTCGTTCTAGCGTTGGAGTCGAACTGTGGTCTTGCGAAAATACGAATTTGCAATATGAGTACAAATCATATCTTCCGAGGGAAGAGACCCGAAATTGTCGATCTATGTCGTTCAGTGCGGATGGACAATATTTCGCTTATTCCAATGGTAACGAAATAAAAGTGCTGAATACGACGGATTGGAAGGTCAAATGTACGATGCCACGTCCAAAAGCCTTTTACCTCAAATTCTCTCCACTTGGAAACTATCTATCTACGTGGGAATTGTACACTGTTACCAAAGACAAACCGGAAGGTTCATCAAATATGTTCATGTATGATCTAAGTACTGGATCGGAAGTGTTTGATATTGTTCAAAAGAATCAAACGGATTGGGAACCGTCGTGGTCATCTGACGAGTCGCTTTTTGCGGTAGTAATAGGTGGTGAAGCCCTGTTTTTTGATGTATCTGgcgatattaaaaattttagccaCTCTGCTCGTAAAATTGGTGGCAGCAGGGGTGCTGTGGTGTCAATATCTCCAGGTCCAAGTCCTCCTTGCGTTGCTGTGTACACTCCTGGCGCTAAGGGAGGTCCTTCAATGTGCAAAGTTTATAAATATCCTTCACTTTCACAAAATCAAGCTATAGCTTGTAAAAGCTTTTTTCAAGCCGATCGTGTTGATTTACTTTGGAATAAGCGGGGCTCTGGTCTACTACTATTGACATCTACCGAAGTGGATAAGAGTGGCGCATCATATTACGGAAATCAAGCCCTACATTTTATGGCGACGAAAGGAGACTCTTGCTCTGTGCCGTTgt CAAAAGAAGGACCTGTTCATTGCGTGAAATGGAGCCCAAAAGCAACCGAATTCGTTGTCGTTTACGGATATATGCCTTCCAAGGCAGCTCTGTACAACTTGAAATGTGATGTAGTTTTCGATTTTGGAGAAGGTCCACGGAACTGcgcttattttaataatttcgggAATT TGTTAGCTTTAGCAGGGTTTGGTAATTTGCCAGGCAACGTAGAAATTTGGGACTTAAAGAAGAAGGAAAAATTTACCAGCATAAAGTGCCCTGATACAACGTTTTTCGAGTGGAATCCTAACGGCATGTACTTTGTTTCAGCGACAACAGCACCAAGACTGCGAATTGGAAACGG ATTTAAAGTGTATCACTACTCTGGAGCATTAGTGCACGAAACAATATGGCCACAAGGACAAGAACTTTTAGGGATAGAATGGCAGAAATATTCTGATAATAAGTTTGAAGAGCcaataataacaaaagtaaaGCCCGAAGGAATAAAATCCAGTTTACCAGAAGCCAGCAAAAAGGCGTACACTCCACCTCATCTTCGAATGATCAAAGAGGGGAAAGACCCAGAACAATTTATGCCGCGTCCGCAAGTCAAAACTAATGCAACACTGCCAG gttCTTCTGTCAGGAAAGGAGGATTGAAAGCAAATGCTACGAAATCAAATAAGCCAAAGAATAAGAAGGAATCGGTAGTTGGGCCTGATGTTGGCCCAGTAATGAGTGGAGAAAAAAACGTAAATTGTAAAAACGGCGGTATCTCAAATCTTGATGATCAGCAAAATCGGAAGCATAATTCTGCAAAGCAAACATTGGCAAAGGAAATTAATTCTATAAATAGTTTGAATGACAACACTCAAGAAGTGCAAAAACAAGTCTCCAAAAAGTTCAATAATcctgaaagagaaaaaaaaattcgtcacgtagctaaaaaattgtctgatattaaaaaattgaagttaCGTCAAGAGCAAGGCGAAACACTTGAATTAAATCAGCTCAATAAAATTTCTATGGAAGCTAAGTTTTTGGAAGAATTAAGGATTTTAAAGCTGACTACATAG